In Methanocella paludicola SANAE, the sequence TTCAGGCACGCTTCGAGCCGCTTCGTAGCTGAAAAAGTCTTCGAGCAACTTATTAAATCTTAGAGTAGCTTCTCACTCGCCCTGGCCTTCCATCCCAACGGCGGCAAGGAACCGGCGGGTCACGGCCTCTTCGGTCAGCTTCATCAGGATGGCCCGGTCCTTGACGCCGCTGAACACGCCTAGGGGGATCTGCGCCGCGGCGGTCTTCTGGTGGCCGCCGGCCGAGCCGATCTCGCCGAAGGCCTTCTGGACGGCGTCCCCTATGTTGATGCGGATGTCCTTGCTCCTGGCGGAAATGAATATGCGGTCCTCGGTGATGCCGAACACGAGCACCGTGGAGATGCCCTCCAGCTTCAGCAAATAGTCGGCGGCCTGGGGCAGGGTATCACGGTCGTGGATGAAGCCGACGTTCGAGATGAGGTAGCTACCCTCGATCTTCTTGTTCCGGATGGCGACGCCCAGGACGTCCATCGCCTCCGGGGACATGGACGGCGTCTCGATCTGGGATAAGAGGTCCTTATCCACGAACCCGTAGAGGTATGCGGCCGCGTTGAGGTCGGCGGCCGAGGTGTTCCGCTTGAACTCGTTCGTGTCGGTCCGGATGCCGTATAATAGCGCGGTCGCCAGGTTGCTCGTCAGCTCGAAGTCGAGCTCCTGCAGGTACCTGGTCATCATGGTGGACGACGCCCCCACGTCGGGCCTGATGTCCACGAAGTCCGCGCCCGGCTCGATCCCGTCGGGAGGCGGGTGGTGGTCGATGATCACGTTGACCCGGGTGCCCCGCGGGAGGGAGTTGTTCTTCCCCGGCGTGTTACAGTCCACCAGCGCGATGACGGAGTACCTGTCGGGGATCCCGTTAGTAATGTGGATGAGCGGTATGTCTAAAAGGTTCACGAAGGCCCGGGTCTCGTGGTGGCCGATGGTGCCGTAGTAGAGGATGTCGGCGCTCCTGCCCAGGCTCTCGGCCATGGTACGGAGGCAGAGCGCGCTGGCGAACGCGTCGGAGTCGGGGTTGTCGTGCACCACGATGCCTATGCGCTGGTCCGGATCCAGTGTTTTTATGTAGCTCATGAGCTGCCACGCCGCCCCCCTGAGCTCCATCTTCTGTAGCTCGTTGAGCGCCTCGTCGGCGACGATGGTGGGCGGGTGGAGCACGATGTCGGCGCCGGCCCTGTAGAGCTCGTCGATGGTGAGCAGGTCGACGGCCCTGGCCATGACGAACGGCGCGGGCGACTGGCTTTTCACGAATTCGAGGGCCTTGACGTTGGCGGCCTGGCTGGAGCTGAGGATGAATATGCCTTCGACGCCCTTAAGGGGCAGCTCCTGTAGTATCCTGTATGAGCCGATGTCGCCCTCCACGGCCTCGTAGTCCTGCTCCCGTAGCGCCTCTACCCTGGCCGGGTCCGCGTCGACCATGAGGAAGTCTTTCCGGGATCGTGTCAGTTCCCGTGCCAGAGCGACGCCTATGCTGCCTCCGCCGAGGATGATGTACAAGTATTTTTGTTTGTGTAGCGGCGGGAGCTCGCCGAGCTGTCTTGCCTGTACGATTAGCCCTCCGTTCTCGTTTTTTTGTCTTTCTTTAAAAGGTGCGATAGTTGTGATGGATGTTGATAAACTTTGTGCGGGCGGGCGTGGCTGGCTATATACCGCAATGTATATATCCTAGATGAGACTATAAAAGGTTCGCTGCGCCGCACCGGAATGGTGGCATTATGGCGCCGCTTTTGTGTCTTGGGCCCGTGGCTCAGTCAGGCAGAGCGGCGGACTCTTAATCCGCATGCCATGGGTTCAAATCCCATCGGGCCCGCCACACTATCCTTAAAATATTTTTCCGCCTCCGGAGGAGGCGGCACCAAAAAAGTTTTTTGAAAGGCTGGAGGAAAGCTTTTTTTTCAAAAAAGTTTGCCTGCCATAGTGCCATGATATGTTTAGCGCGGTAAACCCGCCACAAATATAAAGCGAAACAGGCCAATGTCTCACTGATGAAGGTACTACTCGCCACCGATGGCATGCCCCACACCGACAGGGCCATTGATTACGCCATAGACTACGCGTCCAGGTACAGGGCGGCACTCTTCGTCGTGTACGCGCTCAGCCCTGGCAGGGACCAGAAGGCCGCCTACGCGGAAGGCAAGGAAACGGTACAGGGCATCAAGCAGAAGGCGCTCTCCAGGGAGGTAGGCATCACGACCATGCTGGAGGCGGGGGAGCCCGCGGAGGCGATCGTCAGGACGGCGGACAAGATCGGGGCGGACGCCGTCATCCTGGGCGCGTCGGGGAAGTGCGAGGGCAGGAAGAGGCCGCTGGGAAGCGTCTCGGCCAGGGTGGTGCAGGACGCCTGCTGCTCGGTCTTTATCATACGCTAGTCTATAAACGGCCAAATACCGGGCCAAAGCCGTGCAAACCGCGAATTTCGGCCCTCATAGCTATTGAATTTACTCCATAAGGCCTTACTATCCATCCACTTATTATATTATTGTGAATATACAATGAGACTTGGTGTTGTCACTGCGTCCACCGCTAGCCTCATCT encodes:
- a CDS encoding universal stress protein codes for the protein MKVLLATDGMPHTDRAIDYAIDYASRYRAALFVVYALSPGRDQKAAYAEGKETVQGIKQKALSREVGITTMLEAGEPAEAIVRTADKIGADAVILGASGKCEGRKRPLGSVSARVVQDACCSVFIIR
- a CDS encoding DHH family phosphoesterase, with product MYIILGGGSIGVALARELTRSRKDFLMVDADPARVEALREQDYEAVEGDIGSYRILQELPLKGVEGIFILSSSQAANVKALEFVKSQSPAPFVMARAVDLLTIDELYRAGADIVLHPPTIVADEALNELQKMELRGAAWQLMSYIKTLDPDQRIGIVVHDNPDSDAFASALCLRTMAESLGRSADILYYGTIGHHETRAFVNLLDIPLIHITNGIPDRYSVIALVDCNTPGKNNSLPRGTRVNVIIDHHPPPDGIEPGADFVDIRPDVGASSTMMTRYLQELDFELTSNLATALLYGIRTDTNEFKRNTSAADLNAAAYLYGFVDKDLLSQIETPSMSPEAMDVLGVAIRNKKIEGSYLISNVGFIHDRDTLPQAADYLLKLEGISTVLVFGITEDRIFISARSKDIRINIGDAVQKAFGEIGSAGGHQKTAAAQIPLGVFSGVKDRAILMKLTEEAVTRRFLAAVGMEGQGE